One genomic segment of Paenibacillus durus includes these proteins:
- a CDS encoding aminotransferase class I/II-fold pyridoxal phosphate-dependent enzyme: protein MKETERAGAPLYEMLERYKAEGKSSFHVPGHKNGQAYKMEGSAGLLDEVMTADITEISGSDDLHHPGGVILEAQKLAADCFGAEESFLLVGGSTAGNLALILTVCAEPGTLLLVQRNVHKSVIHGLMLAGARAVFLEPQMDDVSGLAVAPSVETVRKALAAWPEAAGLLVTMPNYYGMGSDLTPLAWACHDSGVPLLVDEAHGAHYGQHPELPPGALSCGADGVVQSTHKMLAAMTMGAMLHVQGPRLDRALLRQRLAMVQSSSPSYPVMASLDLARRLLHTRRADAFTAGLAAVETLRRGLAELPRFKRLRPELPQPEAGGGDAEASASGLAPRSTSGAYRSQDPFKVVIYDDTGVLSGFELQAELEKRDCVPEMSDERHVVLLFSLGSRVEDADRLLAALREIDREFPSGAISSASVHVSTWNNFANSFISEPVQFSLRPVREEETERVKLEMSEGRIAAEMVVPYPPGIPLLYPGEVITGEISLRLQSLAAAGARFQAASDPTLRMIQVYSNQEEI, encoded by the coding sequence ATGAAAGAGACAGAGCGTGCAGGCGCGCCATTATATGAAATGCTGGAACGTTACAAAGCGGAAGGAAAGAGCTCTTTTCATGTGCCGGGCCATAAGAATGGGCAGGCATATAAGATGGAAGGAAGCGCCGGCTTGTTGGATGAGGTCATGACGGCGGATATTACCGAGATTTCGGGGAGCGATGATCTGCATCATCCAGGCGGCGTCATTCTGGAAGCGCAGAAGCTTGCGGCGGATTGTTTCGGGGCCGAGGAAAGCTTCCTGCTCGTAGGCGGCAGTACGGCTGGGAACCTTGCGCTGATCCTGACGGTATGCGCCGAACCGGGCACCTTGCTCTTGGTGCAGCGTAACGTGCATAAATCGGTTATTCATGGGCTGATGCTGGCGGGAGCGCGTGCGGTGTTCCTTGAACCGCAGATGGATGACGTCAGCGGCCTGGCGGTCGCACCGTCCGTAGAAACGGTGCGCAAGGCACTGGCGGCCTGGCCGGAGGCCGCCGGCCTGCTCGTAACCATGCCGAACTACTACGGCATGGGAAGCGACCTCACGCCCCTCGCGTGGGCCTGTCACGACAGCGGCGTGCCGCTGCTGGTCGACGAGGCGCATGGGGCGCACTATGGGCAGCACCCGGAGCTGCCGCCGGGTGCCTTAAGCTGCGGCGCGGACGGCGTCGTGCAGTCCACGCACAAGATGCTTGCGGCGATGACCATGGGCGCCATGCTGCATGTCCAAGGGCCGCGGCTCGACCGCGCCCTGCTGCGGCAGCGGCTCGCCATGGTGCAGAGCTCCAGCCCATCATACCCCGTGATGGCTTCGCTCGATCTGGCGCGCCGGCTGCTCCACACGCGGCGCGCTGACGCCTTCACGGCGGGGTTGGCCGCCGTGGAAACGCTGCGGCGCGGCTTAGCGGAGCTGCCGCGCTTTAAGCGGCTGCGGCCGGAACTGCCGCAGCCCGAGGCCGGCGGAGGCGATGCGGAAGCCTCCGCCTCAGGGCTGGCGCCGCGAAGCACAAGCGGCGCCTACCGCTCACAGGACCCCTTCAAAGTCGTCATATATGACGACACCGGGGTCCTGAGCGGATTCGAGCTGCAGGCAGAGCTCGAGAAGAGAGACTGCGTGCCGGAAATGAGCGATGAACGGCATGTGGTGCTGCTGTTTAGCCTTGGCTCAAGGGTGGAAGATGCCGATCGGCTGCTTGCGGCGCTGCGGGAGATTGACAGGGAATTCCCTTCGGGGGCGATTTCCTCCGCTTCCGTCCATGTTTCCACGTGGAACAATTTTGCCAACAGCTTCATATCGGAACCGGTGCAGTTTTCTCTGAGACCCGTCCGGGAGGAAGAGACAGAACGTGTTAAGCTTGAGATGAGCGAAGGCAGAATCGCGGCGGAGATGGTTGTCCCTTATCCTCCGGGCATACCGCTGCTGTATCCAGGCGAAGTTATTACCGGGGAAATAAGCCTAAGGCTGCAGAGCTTGGCGGCTGCCGGCGCCAGGTTTCAGGCCGCGTCCGATCCGACTTTGCGGATGATACAAGTATATTCAAATCAAGAAGAGATCTAA
- a CDS encoding cyclic-di-AMP receptor, protein MKLIVAIIQDKDSNRLSSELVKANFRATKLASTGGFLRAGNTTFMIGVEDSQVEAVLGVIRNSCKVREQLVTPVTPMSGTTDSYLPLPVEVQVGGATVFVLPVDRFEHY, encoded by the coding sequence ATGAAACTGATTGTTGCAATTATCCAAGACAAGGACAGCAACCGTCTGTCCAGCGAACTGGTCAAGGCCAATTTCCGCGCAACCAAGCTGGCAAGTACGGGCGGATTTTTGCGGGCGGGAAATACCACCTTTATGATCGGGGTGGAAGACAGTCAGGTTGAAGCCGTACTCGGCGTTATTCGCAACAGCTGCAAGGTTCGCGAACAATTGGTTACACCGGTAACCCCGATGAGCGGAACTACGGATTCCTATCTTCCGCTTCCTGTCGAGGTGCAAGTGGGCGGAGCGACCGTGTTTGTGCTTCCTGTCGACCGGTTCGAACATTATTAA
- the gyrA gene encoding DNA gyrase subunit A — protein MAEQNNPQIRDRDIGVEMRDSFMDYAMSIIVSRALPDVRDGLKPVHRRILFAMSELGMSPDKPYKKSARIVGEVIGKYHPHGDSAVYETMVRMAQDFSMRYMLVDGHGNFGSIDGDMAAAMRYTEARLSKIAMEMLRDLNKETVDFIPNYDGEEHEPAVLPSRFPNLLINGVSGIAVGMATNIPPHNLGEVIDGVQAMIRNPEITPMELMEYIKGPDFPTAGYILGREGIRQAYRTGRGSVTMRAKALIEEENNGKARIVVNELPYQVNKARLVEKIAELVREKRIEGITDLRDESDRNGMRIVIEVRRDVNANVVLNNLYKHTSMQSSFGINMLAIVGNEPKVLNLRDVLYHYLQHQIEVIRRRTEFELKKAEARAHILEGLRIALDNLDEVIALIRASRTVDIAREGLIETFSLSVEQAQAILDMRMQRLTGLERDKIENEYNELLAKIAEYKAILADESLVLEIISNELQELRDRYADERRTEITIGEESILDEDLIPREEVVITVSHTGYIKRLPVSTYRSQKRGGRGVVGMDTKDEDFVEHLFVSNSHNYLMFFTDKGKVYRIKAYEIPELGRTARGTPIINLLQIEQGEKISAVIQIEETDSDKYLFFATREGIVKKTPLEDYNNIRKGGLIAINLREEDELIDVKLTDGKQKLILGTADGMSITFSEEDVRSMGRSATGVKGITLDEEDHVIGMDCIDQDLDVLIVTTKGYGKRTPAGDYRLQTRGGKGIKTINLTEKNGPVVSLKVVKQEEDLMIITTGGTLIRMSMDGISTMGRYAQGVKLINIRDEDAVSTVCRTDKSEDGDENTLSDETAEVNETADSAESNTEDDGEALE, from the coding sequence ATGGCTGAACAAAATAACCCGCAAATCAGGGACCGGGACATCGGTGTGGAAATGCGCGATTCTTTCATGGATTACGCAATGAGCATCATTGTAAGCCGGGCTTTGCCGGACGTAAGGGACGGACTTAAGCCGGTGCACCGGCGCATTTTGTTTGCGATGTCGGAGCTTGGAATGTCACCGGATAAGCCGTATAAGAAATCGGCGAGAATCGTCGGTGAGGTAATCGGTAAGTACCATCCGCACGGCGACTCGGCCGTTTATGAAACGATGGTCCGGATGGCCCAAGATTTCTCCATGCGCTACATGCTGGTCGACGGGCATGGCAATTTCGGCTCGATTGACGGCGATATGGCCGCGGCGATGCGGTATACCGAAGCCAGACTTTCCAAGATTGCCATGGAAATGCTGCGCGATCTGAATAAAGAAACGGTCGATTTTATACCTAACTATGATGGTGAAGAGCATGAGCCCGCCGTTCTGCCTTCACGTTTCCCCAATCTGCTGATTAACGGGGTATCCGGTATCGCGGTAGGGATGGCTACCAATATTCCACCGCATAATTTGGGTGAAGTCATCGACGGCGTACAAGCGATGATCCGTAATCCCGAAATTACGCCGATGGAGCTCATGGAATATATCAAGGGCCCGGATTTTCCTACGGCCGGTTATATTTTGGGCCGCGAAGGCATCCGCCAGGCGTATCGTACGGGCCGCGGTTCGGTCACGATGCGCGCAAAGGCTTTGATTGAGGAAGAGAATAACGGCAAGGCACGGATCGTTGTTAACGAGCTGCCTTATCAGGTTAACAAAGCACGGTTGGTGGAGAAAATTGCCGAGCTGGTTCGTGAGAAACGGATTGAAGGCATCACCGATCTGCGGGATGAGTCGGACCGCAATGGAATGCGCATCGTTATCGAAGTCAGACGGGATGTTAACGCGAATGTAGTGCTTAATAATCTGTACAAGCACACCTCAATGCAGTCTTCATTCGGCATCAATATGCTGGCCATTGTCGGCAATGAGCCGAAGGTGCTGAATCTGCGCGACGTGCTGTACCACTATTTGCAGCATCAGATCGAGGTTATCCGCCGCCGGACGGAATTTGAACTGAAGAAGGCGGAAGCCCGGGCGCATATTTTGGAAGGATTGCGCATCGCGCTGGACAACCTGGATGAAGTCATCGCGCTGATCCGCGCTTCTCGTACGGTTGATATTGCGCGTGAAGGCTTGATTGAGACGTTTAGTCTCAGCGTGGAGCAGGCCCAGGCGATTCTGGACATGCGGATGCAGCGTCTGACCGGTCTAGAACGCGACAAGATCGAGAACGAGTACAACGAGCTGCTAGCCAAAATAGCAGAGTACAAGGCGATCCTGGCTGATGAATCGCTTGTGCTCGAAATTATCAGCAATGAATTGCAGGAGCTGCGGGACCGGTACGCCGACGAGCGGCGGACGGAGATTACCATCGGAGAAGAGAGCATTCTCGATGAGGATCTTATCCCGCGCGAAGAGGTTGTCATTACAGTTTCGCATACCGGCTACATTAAGCGGCTTCCGGTAAGCACTTACCGCAGTCAAAAACGCGGCGGACGCGGCGTAGTGGGCATGGACACGAAGGATGAGGATTTTGTCGAGCATCTCTTCGTCAGCAACTCCCATAATTATCTGATGTTCTTTACCGATAAAGGGAAGGTATACCGCATCAAGGCCTACGAGATTCCGGAGCTTGGACGGACGGCGCGCGGGACGCCGATTATTAATCTGCTCCAGATCGAGCAGGGTGAGAAGATCAGCGCCGTCATCCAGATCGAGGAAACGGACAGCGATAAATATCTGTTCTTTGCCACCCGCGAAGGAATTGTGAAGAAGACGCCGCTTGAGGATTACAACAATATCCGTAAAGGCGGACTCATCGCAATCAATCTGCGGGAAGAAGATGAGCTGATCGATGTGAAGCTTACCGACGGCAAGCAGAAGCTTATTTTGGGCACGGCGGACGGAATGTCTATTACCTTCTCCGAGGAGGATGTCCGTTCAATGGGCCGGAGTGCAACAGGAGTCAAAGGCATTACTTTGGACGAAGAGGATCATGTTATCGGCATGGATTGCATTGACCAAGATCTGGATGTGCTGATCGTCACGACCAAGGGTTACGGCAAACGTACGCCTGCCGGCGATTACCGTCTGCAGACCCGCGGAGGCAAGGGGATCAAGACCATCAATCTTACGGAGAAGAATGGCCCTGTGGTCAGCCTCAAGGTCGTTAAGCAGGAAGAGGACCTGATGATCATTACGACGGGCGGAACCTTGATCCGTATGAGTATGGACGGCATTTCGACCATGGGACGCTATGCGCAGGGCGTGAAGCTGATCAATATCCGCGATGAGGATGCCGTATCTACCGTCTGCCGTACCGACAAGAGCGAAGACGGGGATGAAAATACGCTGTCTGATGAGACTGCGGAAGTCAATGAGACTGCTGATTCTGCCGAGTCTAATACGGAGGATGACGGAGAAGCTTTGGAATAG
- the remB gene encoding extracellular matrix regulator RemB, whose protein sequence is MYIHLGGEKVIRSSELIAIFDISIEKSSKLSKKFVAAALNDKRLERIGEEEAKSIVVTQNVVYYSPISSSTLKKRSRMLLES, encoded by the coding sequence ATGTATATACATTTGGGCGGGGAAAAGGTTATCCGGTCTTCGGAACTGATTGCCATATTCGATATTTCGATTGAGAAATCCTCCAAACTGTCCAAAAAGTTCGTAGCCGCCGCTTTAAATGACAAAAGGCTGGAGCGTATCGGCGAAGAAGAAGCCAAATCTATAGTCGTTACTCAGAACGTTGTGTATTATTCCCCCATTTCTTCTTCCACACTCAAAAAACGATCCAGAATGCTGCTTGAAAGTTAA
- a CDS encoding YaaR family protein has translation MKINPNFRPLKNELPLSDNMNKPVQQKTFSDVFQQHGEQASRDEITRRIQEIQAQGERLSKSMTIRELTLYRVMVKKFLEETARRGVTLKETKGWDRRGRGKRYKLLEEIDAALLTLADELLESEQGRIDLLSKVGEIRGMLINLSF, from the coding sequence TTGAAGATTAATCCGAACTTCAGGCCATTGAAGAATGAACTGCCTTTAAGCGACAATATGAACAAGCCGGTTCAGCAAAAAACGTTCTCCGATGTGTTTCAGCAGCATGGCGAACAGGCGAGCCGGGATGAAATCACCCGCCGAATTCAGGAGATCCAAGCTCAGGGTGAACGCCTCTCCAAATCCATGACGATACGCGAGCTGACGCTTTACCGGGTCATGGTCAAAAAATTCCTGGAAGAAACGGCGCGCCGGGGCGTAACGCTCAAAGAAACCAAGGGCTGGGACCGTAGAGGACGCGGTAAAAGATACAAGCTGCTTGAGGAAATCGATGCCGCTTTACTGACCCTTGCGGACGAACTGCTGGAGAGCGAGCAGGGGCGGATCGATCTGCTGAGTAAGGTTGGAGAAATCCGCGGGATGCTGATCAACCTTTCTTTTTGA
- the tmk gene encoding dTMP kinase produces MGRKGFLITLEGGEGSGKTTIMGRLAAYLQNRSLPYLITREPGGIEIAEKIRSIILDPAHTAMDARTEALLYAASRSQHLAERVEPALKEGLIVLCDRFVDSSLVYQGYARGLGMEEVRAINQFATGGRMPDLTFYLDIEPEVGLARISANGEREINRLDMESLAFHEKVREGYQLIAKADPARIVTLDANRPLHVVERELVSTLEDKLLKDF; encoded by the coding sequence TTGGGCCGGAAAGGATTTTTAATTACACTTGAAGGCGGAGAAGGATCGGGTAAAACGACGATTATGGGCAGGCTGGCTGCTTATTTGCAGAACCGCTCCCTCCCTTATCTGATTACCCGCGAGCCGGGCGGCATTGAGATCGCAGAGAAAATCCGCTCCATCATTCTGGACCCTGCTCATACGGCGATGGACGCGCGCACCGAAGCGCTGCTCTATGCAGCATCCAGAAGCCAGCATTTGGCCGAAAGAGTGGAGCCGGCGCTGAAGGAAGGACTTATCGTGCTGTGCGACCGCTTTGTGGACAGCAGCCTTGTATACCAGGGCTACGCCAGAGGATTAGGTATGGAAGAAGTACGGGCGATTAACCAGTTTGCCACCGGCGGCCGAATGCCGGATCTCACCTTCTATCTGGATATTGAGCCAGAGGTGGGCCTGGCAAGAATTTCGGCGAACGGAGAGCGGGAAATCAACCGGCTCGATATGGAGAGTCTGGCTTTTCATGAGAAAGTAAGAGAAGGATATCAGTTGATCGCAAAAGCTGACCCTGCACGAATTGTGACTTTGGATGCCAATCGGCCGCTGCATGTTGTAGAGCGTGAGCTTGTAAGTACACTTGAAGATAAGCTGTTAAAGGACTTCTAG
- a CDS encoding YheC/YheD family protein: MRIQRVPSKWAKTEVILLNRSLTPYIPDTRKYDPAALSEMLGLYETVYIKPDRGTYGCGVMRAERRSLHLTPSGTEQSGNNEEKGAHSSILYILRYGTKAQAYRSIEELHQAIAERTQGRFYLIQKGISLLCYKKHPFDLRVLVQKSPEGRWETTGLLGRVAAPQKIVTNYHNGGRVLSVEALLGEHMKHNERLAMITHLKNLGADTGRQLETAFPGMKEIGLDVAMDDHHDLWILEVNTLPSLVVFKMFEDKSIYRKIRRYAAAYGRAGFGSPGISSRRKPIARSH, from the coding sequence ATGAGAATTCAACGGGTTCCCAGCAAATGGGCCAAGACCGAAGTCATTCTGCTTAACCGCTCCTTGACGCCTTATATTCCCGATACCCGCAAATATGATCCTGCAGCGCTCAGCGAGATGCTCGGCCTGTATGAAACCGTCTATATCAAACCGGACCGAGGAACCTACGGATGCGGGGTTATGCGAGCTGAGCGGCGGAGCTTGCACTTGACCCCCAGCGGCACGGAACAGTCCGGAAATAACGAAGAGAAAGGCGCCCATTCCAGCATTCTGTATATTCTCCGTTATGGCACAAAAGCACAGGCGTATCGTTCCATTGAGGAACTGCATCAAGCGATAGCCGAAAGAACTCAGGGACGTTTCTATTTGATTCAAAAAGGGATCAGCCTGCTGTGTTACAAGAAACATCCGTTCGATCTGCGTGTGCTTGTCCAAAAAAGCCCCGAAGGACGCTGGGAAACGACCGGACTGTTAGGCAGAGTGGCGGCTCCGCAAAAAATTGTGACCAACTATCATAACGGAGGCCGGGTTTTATCTGTCGAAGCGCTGCTGGGGGAACATATGAAGCATAACGAGCGCTTGGCAATGATCACCCATCTTAAAAATCTTGGTGCAGATACTGGACGTCAGTTGGAGACGGCTTTTCCCGGAATGAAAGAAATCGGTCTGGATGTCGCCATGGACGATCATCACGATCTATGGATTCTTGAGGTTAATACACTGCCTTCTCTTGTGGTGTTTAAAATGTTTGAAGACAAATCCATTTACCGAAAAATCCGCCGTTATGCCGCCGCCTACGGCCGTGCCGGCTTTGGCAGCCCAGGCATATCCTCACGCCGCAAGCCGATTGCACGCAGCCATTAA
- the gyrB gene encoding DNA topoisomerase (ATP-hydrolyzing) subunit B yields MSMNQPTYDESQIQVLEGLEAVRKRPGMYIGSTSVKGLHHLVWEVVDNSIDEALAGYCDKIQVIVHEDNSITVIDNGRGIPVGENPKLKKSTLEVVMTVLHAGGKFGGGGYKVSGGLHGVGISVVNALSEKVIVTVKREGHAYQQEYRRGVPQYDIRTVGDTDETGTKTTFLPDPEIFTETTVYDYNTLLTRIRELAFLNKGIEISLTDERTGTSSSFKYDGGIIEYVKFLNEKKEVLHEEPIYVGGSRDMIQVEVALQYNDSYTENIYSFANNIHTHEGGTHESGFKSALTRIINDYARKSGIIKDSSSNLTGDDVREGLTAIISVKIPEPQFEGQTKTKLGNSEVRGIVESLFGEKLQEFLEENPAISRRVLEKSLQASRAREAARKARELTRRKSALEVSSLPGKLADCSSKDASISELFIVEGDSAGGSAKQGRDRHFQAILPLRGKILNVEKARLDRILSNAEIRAIITALGTGIGDDFDLSKARYHKVVIMTDADVDGAHIRTLLLTFFYRYMRKIVEAGFIYIAQPPLFKVERNKVVRYAGSEKERDEIIATFGENAKFNVQRYKGLGEMNATQLWETTMDPESRSMLQVTIEDAILADSIFDTLMGDNVEPRRDFIQEHAKSVKNLDI; encoded by the coding sequence ATGTCAATGAATCAACCGACATATGATGAGAGCCAGATTCAGGTGCTTGAAGGGCTGGAAGCAGTCCGTAAGCGTCCGGGCATGTACATTGGTTCGACCAGCGTAAAGGGCTTGCACCATCTCGTATGGGAAGTTGTCGATAACAGTATTGACGAAGCGCTGGCCGGTTATTGCGACAAAATCCAGGTTATTGTGCATGAAGACAACAGCATTACCGTCATCGATAACGGACGGGGAATTCCTGTCGGAGAGAACCCGAAGCTGAAGAAATCGACGCTTGAAGTCGTCATGACTGTCCTGCATGCAGGCGGTAAGTTCGGCGGCGGCGGATATAAAGTCTCGGGCGGTCTGCACGGAGTAGGTATTTCGGTAGTAAATGCTCTCTCGGAAAAGGTTATTGTTACCGTCAAGCGCGAAGGACATGCGTACCAGCAGGAATACCGCCGGGGCGTGCCTCAGTATGATATTAGGACGGTTGGCGATACCGATGAAACGGGCACCAAGACGACCTTTCTTCCGGACCCGGAGATTTTTACCGAAACGACTGTGTATGACTATAATACGCTGCTTACCCGGATTCGCGAGCTGGCCTTCTTGAACAAGGGGATCGAAATCTCGCTTACGGATGAGCGGACCGGTACGTCGAGCTCGTTTAAATATGATGGCGGTATTATTGAATACGTGAAGTTTCTGAACGAGAAAAAAGAAGTGCTGCACGAGGAACCCATCTATGTTGGCGGTTCCCGCGACATGATTCAGGTCGAGGTTGCTCTTCAGTACAATGATTCATATACCGAGAATATTTATTCATTTGCCAATAATATTCATACCCATGAGGGCGGTACGCATGAATCCGGATTCAAGAGCGCCTTGACGCGGATTATCAACGATTATGCTCGCAAAAGCGGCATTATCAAGGATAGCAGCTCCAACCTGACCGGTGATGACGTTCGTGAGGGACTGACGGCAATCATTTCCGTGAAGATCCCCGAGCCGCAGTTCGAAGGCCAGACGAAGACCAAGCTCGGCAACAGCGAGGTCCGCGGGATTGTGGAATCGCTGTTCGGCGAGAAGCTGCAGGAGTTTCTTGAGGAGAATCCTGCGATCTCCCGGCGCGTGCTGGAGAAGTCGCTGCAGGCTTCCCGCGCACGGGAGGCGGCGCGCAAAGCCCGCGAGCTGACGCGTCGCAAGAGCGCTCTTGAAGTCAGCTCACTGCCAGGGAAGCTGGCGGACTGCTCGTCCAAAGACGCTTCCATCAGCGAACTGTTCATCGTCGAAGGCGACTCCGCCGGCGGTTCGGCCAAGCAGGGACGCGACCGGCATTTTCAGGCGATTTTGCCGCTGCGCGGTAAAATTCTGAATGTGGAGAAGGCGCGCCTGGACCGTATTCTGTCCAACGCAGAAATCCGCGCGATTATTACCGCTCTGGGGACGGGTATCGGAGACGACTTCGATTTATCCAAGGCCCGTTATCATAAGGTTGTCATCATGACGGATGCGGATGTCGACGGCGCCCATATCCGCACACTGCTGCTGACCTTCTTTTACCGGTACATGCGCAAAATCGTTGAAGCGGGCTTTATCTACATCGCCCAGCCGCCGCTGTTCAAGGTGGAGCGCAACAAGGTTGTCCGCTACGCCGGATCAGAGAAGGAACGGGATGAAATTATCGCCACCTTCGGCGAGAACGCCAAGTTTAATGTTCAGCGCTATAAAGGTCTTGGCGAGATGAATGCCACTCAGCTTTGGGAGACGACGATGGATCCCGAGAGCCGCAGCATGCTGCAGGTAACGATAGAAGACGCCATTCTTGCCGACAGCATTTTCGACACCCTGATGGGAGATAATGTGGAGCCGCGGCGCGATTTTATCCAAGAGCATGCCAAGTCAGTCAAAAATCTGGATATTTAG
- a CDS encoding HD-GYP domain-containing protein, whose translation MPNISVAEIRPGSKVSKDVITPLGGILFAKGKILLPRDMEILEAFLIQQVDIEGSEEDAQAMEPSKTPSKGAVKAGSVITASALAKSGSRLHEEYDHMLVLIKKCYSSADAAVLPIYELRSGLEAMIAHIKDYHVLDFSPRTLNEQDYIYHNAVLSALTSYKIAQWCGYPQKEWLQVAFAGLLHDIGNAKVDSSIMQKPEPLTLTERNEVRKHTTYGYQILRKVTAINEGVRLAALQHHEKIDGSGYPLRLRGSQIHLYAKTVAVADIFHAMTLERIYKKAQSPYLVLEEIQKEGFGQLEPSIVQTFIHKTTELHNGTKIRLNDGRPGEIIFSDRSNPTRPLVSVEGKIINLAHSRHLYIQEILT comes from the coding sequence ATGCCGAATATATCGGTGGCGGAAATAAGGCCGGGTTCAAAAGTGAGTAAGGATGTCATTACGCCTTTGGGAGGCATTTTATTTGCTAAAGGAAAAATACTGCTGCCGCGCGATATGGAGATTCTGGAGGCTTTTCTGATTCAGCAGGTGGATATTGAAGGCTCCGAGGAGGACGCCCAAGCCATGGAACCGTCCAAAACTCCTTCTAAGGGTGCGGTTAAAGCCGGATCGGTCATTACAGCTTCTGCGCTGGCCAAGAGCGGTTCTAGGCTGCATGAGGAATACGATCATATGCTGGTGCTCATCAAAAAGTGTTATAGTTCAGCCGACGCAGCGGTTCTGCCGATCTATGAACTGCGCAGCGGGCTGGAGGCCATGATCGCCCATATCAAGGATTATCATGTTCTCGATTTTTCCCCGCGTACGCTTAACGAGCAGGATTACATTTATCATAACGCCGTGCTCTCTGCGCTTACATCTTATAAGATTGCCCAGTGGTGTGGCTATCCGCAGAAAGAGTGGCTTCAAGTGGCTTTTGCCGGTTTGCTGCATGATATCGGAAATGCAAAGGTTGACAGCTCAATTATGCAGAAGCCTGAGCCGCTTACGCTTACCGAAAGAAATGAAGTGCGAAAGCATACAACGTATGGATATCAAATTTTGCGAAAAGTAACGGCCATTAACGAAGGGGTCCGGCTTGCAGCTTTGCAGCATCATGAAAAAATTGACGGTTCGGGTTATCCGCTTCGGCTGCGGGGGAGTCAAATTCATTTATACGCGAAAACTGTCGCTGTGGCGGATATTTTCCATGCAATGACGCTGGAGCGGATATACAAGAAGGCGCAGTCGCCATATCTCGTTTTGGAGGAAATTCAAAAAGAAGGGTTCGGCCAACTGGAACCATCCATTGTACAGACCTTCATACATAAGACGACGGAGCTGCACAACGGAACGAAGATACGTCTAAACGATGGCCGGCCTGGAGAAATCATCTTCTCTGATCGAAGCAACCCTACACGCCCATTGGTGAGCGTAGAGGGTAAAATCATCAATTTGGCACACTCGCGTCATCTCTATATCCAGGAGATCTTGACATAA
- a CDS encoding sigma factor G inhibitor Gin encodes MEQDHAKTEVCIICGQEKEEGIRIVSQFICEDCEAEMVRTEAEDAKYRFFIGRMKKIGLQKNA; translated from the coding sequence ATGGAACAAGATCATGCGAAAACTGAAGTCTGCATTATATGCGGGCAGGAAAAGGAAGAGGGAATTCGCATCGTTTCGCAGTTTATTTGCGAGGATTGCGAGGCGGAAATGGTAAGGACTGAGGCGGAGGATGCCAAATACCGCTTTTTTATCGGACGAATGAAAAAAATCGGTCTGCAAAAGAACGCTTGA